The Rhopalosiphum maidis isolate BTI-1 chromosome 2, ASM367621v3, whole genome shotgun sequence genome segment GACTCAACTTCGATAACCCAAAAGTACTTGCAGCCTTGCGGGACTCAATTCAATGTCAGCCAAAAAAATAACccttaaattatacctatacctacttcAATGTAAGTATCTATCTACCTATACATtaggttttaaaatagaaatttaactaaaacctaatttatacttaatattatttatatttctgttattatacatttatatacctacacataatacaagtttaattttctattcctcatttaatttaatataaaaaaaaaaatacaatattacccATCAAAACCTAGGTGCTCTAAAAAACACCAAGGTTAATtgggtaaaaaatatattatttatatatgaaaaGTATCcgttttaaatatacagtatGTTTAAATGAAACCTTTGAAAAAAGCCCCGTACCagctaaatacattattcgttattttattatgatttacataattaaatataatcattagtcattacatttatctatgtaacacTTCTTTAGCATATCTTTAAGTATATAGCTGCAATCTGCATTTAACATTGTCGGTAATTGTcattactacctatataatttaaaaaatttttaaataattgtcatttatcatttgtatactaaagttaaaaaatggtacttattaataataagttattaaaattataaacaaatgacaattattttaaatttttattctttaacattttttaaattatgtaagtacGAATGATAAATGGAAATCAGAGCCGTAGCTAGGGCTTGGCAAAACTGGCCCAGGCCAGGGGcataacaaaaaaagaaacgCAAAattcagaataaaatataccatcaTATGTTATACCAATTATTAATgacatgaattttatttagaatatgggcaaaataaattatactagaatagctacaaaaatattataattttcaagtgttcgcaaaataataaacatcaaaatcgattattattattaactcatAGCtgcatgttatattaatttaaaattatgattctaaatgttttgtttttatattttaaagaccttcatcaatttattcatatttatgggTGGTAGATAACTACtcctattttagtatttagtcTTTTTGTATCAGTCCATGAAAGGAAACACTTGGGATCGAAGTTTTAGCtaactgaaaattattaagaacCAATAACTATCTAAGGTCTACAATGTCGcaggaaaaattgaaaaatatatgggTATTATATCATTTGAACGTGAATTggcttcaaaaattaattttgaaaatgttatagatGAATTTGCTACTAAAAAAGCACGAAAagtgaaattttgaaatgtatataagtacaattattttttaaattattataatagctaataaaaataaaataaaataacgaatgtCTTTATATTTACGCGGGCAAGGAGGAGGgggataaacaatttttagaagGGCGGAAATATGTTAAATGTCCAGGAGCGCAAATGATGAACATTGCTACGGCTCTGATGGAAATTATCGACAATGTTAAATGCAGACTGCAACTATACTTTTAGATATGTTAAAGAAGTGTTACATatagataaatgtaatgattatatcgaattatgtaaatcataataaaataaccaataatgtatttagttggTATGGTGCTTTTTTTTCCAATGAATGTTGTTAGGGGCTTTTTTTCcgaatactattaaaatgtgtaagataaattcaatacaatttaaacattaccCATCTCAATTTCCATAAAATTgtgctaaaattatttatctggtgcaattatgtaggtacattactcggtaaatttaatttttaaataagtttttaatacttaaagtagatatatgtttttttacctACTATATGGtggcaataaataaataatatgattataaactaattgCTTTAGATATAATTAGCTGAGGTAGTATTTTGTTGTTGTCAGAGATTAAAACGTCTAGACTGTAAcatatgaaagtaataattgttgatatttttctcaatttatttaattataattatttgcagGATAGCagtattatactactatatttaaaaaattaattttctataaatattttattattgatttattaacagCCCACAGACCTAATTTAGACTATCAATTATGAgaatataagtatacctaatggatctatttaatatttgaatgttaCCTGTTTTCTTTTactacaaacatttaaatggtaataattaataaatgcacTTAACAAcagttatcatataattaaattaaaatgtaatcagtTGATACGGTTCATATTCTAGTTTGAACAtacttaatttgaaaattgtatgaataataatatttattttatacttcctacctattatatatttataacaaagacaattttacttatttaatagatGCATACATACATCTTCTAAATCAAATAAAGAACACATAtttctcaaaatattaatctcaTAAATAGattcataactcataagtatTTTCTTCTTTCGTGTTTACTTATACTCTGTCCAATGAGAAAATATGCTGATTCTGTGCATTCTTATGACACCCAACCTTCCAGACTTGTTTCAATATGACAGGAAGAGGCATGAAGATGTGTATAAGAACTTATTTTTGTTGGACTTCAGCATGTTCTTTCGCTGGAAAgagtatactaaattatattgtatgcatatcaaatatatcatacctagagataaataaaataaccattatatatttttttctttctataaGCTAGTGTTTTTCAAGTTtctgtattgtttttaaatacaattattgagtTTTGCCAgtataaaatgcaattttctaaattatcagAACTTAGGAAGAAatgcaaaatgttttaaacaatattttgaattaaaaaattgaataaaatatttaattatttgaatcaaCAGTCTTTatcaagaataataataaaaaaaaaaataattaaattaaaataataacaaaacatattctggtatcaaaaataaataatgtacattaatttatactaggGCAGGACCACGTTCTCTTAACTGTTctttgatactttttaaagatttatattctatattattatttaattcttcaTTGACATCTAAGAGTTCACGAACTGTTGATTTTACTCGTTGTACATCATCTGGCTGATCTTTagctgatatttttaaaattttatcaaatttaatagctTTAGATGGTTTAATTTCATCAGGATATGATAAAATAGcatctgaaaaaattaattgtacgtttatactttgaaaattaaactatgataatgataaaaagataaataaccAGGGATGTATtggtaaattatgttttatgtatacgtcatattttaaatgtatctcAAAAATATGTTCTACTTGCGGTAGAAAATTAGCCAAAATACATACTTTTGTTGCTTGTCCCTTATTTGTTAAACATTgtgtcgttaaaaaaaaaaaattaattatcccTTTTTGtgaaacttaatataaatgtatttacacatcagctatatttttgataacgtAATATGGTGTTCTCAGTCAGTTAAGTGGTCACAGATAaccaaaaaatttagtttaaaacagAAATcagaattaaacaaataaaacaatgtacgTATTGTCCACCTTTTACCATAGACACATCGTATTATGTATGCtaacaaaatcaatattgtttccatatacatttctttattaagaggacgtttcacccgcatgtgttgtctccgtatAACACACGTAGGACAtagtaaattttcatttacctGTTTCAATAAtgtgcttttagttttaatattagagtgaattgacctattgtCAAACTTTTatgtaagaacattatctgtgttctcttgttggatttttactatattttaatttttaggcgAGTTAtggatatgaaaaatattaaatatttcaaaatgatcATAGTtcacttaaaatattgtaaaaaaccaactagagaacacagataatgttcttgcttaaaagtttgataataggtcaattcactataatattaaaactaaaagcacactattgaaactggtgaacgaaaatttactatgtCATACAtgtataagacagagacaacacacgcAGGTGcaacgtcctcttaatattgttgtaactGCTATAACTATACTCTGTATACTTCCATATACGTTCCAATATATCCCTGCAAGTACCTACCATCTAAATTttctaattgatttttaatctcTAAATATTTCTCTTTGGCACCTTCAGTGTCCATTTTGTTAATTACTAACATAGCTGGTTTATCTAGTAGTTCTTCTTTATACAACTCAAGTTCctgtaaagaaaataattctttaattaataagttaatagcCGAGTACAATAAggttaaaatacaaactttatttaataaaactactgTATCCAAACATGATCGAAATTTATGTTTGGGATTTAATTGAAAACCATTTATGTCAACAACAAGAAGAAGTAATTTTGTCCTCTCTACATGTCTAAGAAATCTATGTCCCATTCCAATATTACAATGAGCTCCTTCTATAAGTCCTGGTAAGTCTGCCATTGATATTTGTCGCAAGTCATCATAAGTCATAACACCAATATTAGGTCTTATAGTTGtaactgtaaatatataaaagcgtattacatttcatttttttttttatatatatattttacttacatgGGTAAGAAGCAATTTTTGGTTTGGCATTAGAAATAGCTTTTAGCAATGTAGATTTTCCAGCATTTGGAAAACCAACTAGACCAATATCagcaattaatttaagttcaaGTTTAATAGATTTGCTTTCTCCTCTTAAACCGCAATATCCATTTGTTTTGTTGCCTCCTTCTCCACCTTTGGCAACAATTAATTCAGAATCTGGCTCATTTAACTCACCTATAACAtaagatacaaatatacatacaaaatattattatattaaatagtaagtaacatgaaatttattaaaatgacaaaaatcttatttgttatattgttaaacaattattttacaagatatatcaaattaaacataaatagaaAGTACTATATAGTGATAAAATAGCTTGAaggcttaaatatattttaataaattaatatttttatcatgatcatattgtataataagtaaaatattattttaaagaaaaatttagtGTTAATTCTATTTAGCAGGGGTATAGAaccaataactttaaaataaaagtagagGGATTGCATTCTTGCATACCATACTTTACTGCtatgtataaatcattatagtatattagtatccTGACTAGTATCAAGATCTGTTATCTGCTATAGGAAAttaggttatttaaattaccataaaatatatatttttacctaaacaaaaaaaaaaaaacataaattatatgaaacaaaattgtaaacttaaaaaattgtaattgcttaccaattaacaaatttttatcatcataaaCAGTGATACCAGTAGGtacatttacttttttatcttCGCCGCTTTGACCAAGTATACGTCTAGAATGACTATTACCACCCATTTCTgctcgtattttttttagtggacattttttcaaaaaatcctTCAGTGTCAtacctttaaataaaaaattatttatcaaatattatttaagtcaaCCAAAATTCCAAATACattcataaatcattattattatttagttttcagATTTAgctgattttaaaaatcatttatgcaaagaatatttcaattcttCAATAAAGaagatgtattatttgtattgtaacattttaaaaacattaaatcaaTCAAACTTAGTATCTTAACAagtattgtacataaaatataaaaaagtttaccaagataaagtattatgtaaatatattattttgatattaagttcatattaaaatacataccttCTGTCGCTACAAAACAAACATCACCTCCTTTACCACCCTCACCGCCGTATCGGGGAAAACCAAAACCACCAGTTCCAGCTTTTACGTGTATTCTTAATGAATccaaaaatttagaattttgttttaaataatttcgtatGGGctgcaaacaaaaaaaaataataaataccattatgttattaataattttagtaaacacttgtcaaatattttacctTTGCATCTTTTTTCGACGAACTATATTGACGAACAattgttataaacaaatttttatgaaaacaaaacatCCTGAAAATTGTACGATTTACAATGTAGAATGCATATTACATGGATACACGATAAGTAATCACCGggtaaattaatactttaataagtacctaatttattctttttgtaCGATATTATGATAGTTACTGTtggaattatgaattatttaataaaaaacttttaacgaaaaaaacaattaaccaTTAGGTAGTAATGCCGAGCGTGTTCAACTGTTCGGCATGAGAAATATCGTAATCACTAATctgtattttctatttactgGTAGATAGTAAGTTGATAATAGatacaatcatattaaaaaaaatgataaggtATCATATACAAAAATTCTTATCAAATTCGAGTGAAAGTATGATCACAGAATAACCAGAAGGGACTAGGGAGCACTCAAAAATTTGTTCAATTTGTTATTCTGTGCCCTTGCCCTGTGATGTGATCACGGACTGTCACTTAGTTCGTGAAtagtatgattaaattatagctGGTACTGATGGCaattaacagtaaaataaaacagaaaattagtaggtaggtataacagTAAACAATTTAAGAATTAGCGAATATTCTTAATACCATATGTggatttagttaaaaaaaaaatacgtaggattttaatataaaactcgaataactaaaaatataagccCTGATATTTTATGGAGCTTGAAaaagtattcaatttaattaaacggtAGTATGTTACGTGTATGTATACTGATACTGCAGTATactcgcataatattatattagtttagacTAGTTTAGAGCATTTCCCAAACAGTGagtgataactgataattatatatttggtgGATTGCGATGGTTGCgttaagttttgaaatattaatatatattttttataatatacaatattttatattataaaatcactataaaatataaatacatttataataaaaaaaaagaagataggtaggtatattttatgtaagtacctataaggctataaattaaaatagatattatgataaaatattttctatgtagctatattatttttcattgatgttaaaatttaattgtattattgatgtttatCCGCGACGGGGTAGCCTTGCTTTAAACAGTCCAGTAAAAGAAAAGGtacaaattaattgatatttataaattatattaatgacaaAAGTCTGTAAAAATACGTGTCATTAACGACAAACTGTTTGCGTAGTGTGGCACTAAAACACGGCACTGTTGTGAcaccataattatttatatgtgtatctAAATACGTGATGGGCGAACGCATGGTGtagtatcaaaattaatagaattcTGGGACTACTGGATAtctatacacaaataaaaaacataaacggttttaaaaaaaatacataacgaTAGATgccataattaatttgaatatattgtaaatctgCGGAGAAAGAACATTGATGAGAGTGCTTTGAaatgaaacaatatattataaatagcaaTTCAATAATCCAGAGAAACGGTACCGAATGGTGAAGtggttaaaaatacaaaaagcaaataataacacaatattatagtcagCGGCGGATCCAGCATTTGTTTAAGGAGAtgcacttattattatttataatttcagtaaatttactttaaattatgtattaaattaatttaaaatatatgaataaagttTCAACAGTGACTGCGTCCgactataataggtacatagtattatatggatgtttatttagtaattattataatttatggtaaatGAATACTGTGGTCTGTGAGTGACTATAGCTTAAGACGGAAGAATatcgaaaaacaataataatttataactgaatatgcatataacatattcattattgtacGTTTACAATATGCAGTACGACAAAACGAAAACTATATCGATGCGATGGTAAGAATACGATGCATTTTgactaggtacctacctattgtgAGTTTTAACATTACACGGACAGGTCGCGTGTGACAGCGGTAAACCGATACACAGCACACAGTTATTACCGGTAATCTGTTGGGCGGATTTTAATTCGCGACCGTATCAATAACGATGGACGCGCGCACGGTACTGAAAACCGATCGACCACGTGGGATCGGCACAGAGCCGTAGCAACGTTCATTTGTGCTCCTGTCCATTTAACATATTTCCGCCCTTTTAAAAATTGCTTACCCCCTCCTACACGTACTTACACCTATAAAGacattcgttattttatttttattagctattacaataactattatatttaataagaaaaaaaacactgccaaacttattataaccttatataataatttaaaaaataattgtacttatatacatttcaaaatttcactATTCGTGCTTTTTTAGTAGCAAATTCAtccataacattttcaaaattaatgtttgaagCCAATTCACGTTCAAttgatataatacttatatatttgtcaattttttgcTGTGACATTGTAGACCTTAGATAGTTATtagttcttaataattttcagttgACTAAAACTTCGTTCACAAGTGTTTCCTTTCACGGACTGATACAAAAAgactaaatactaaaataggaGTAGTTATCTATCACCcatgaatatgaaaaaattgatgaaggtctttaaaatataaaaataaaacatttagaatcataattttaaattaatataacatgcaGCTatgagttaataataataatcgattttgatgtttattattttgcgaacacttgaaaattgtaatatttttgtacacaatACGCCATAATAAAGTACTATAGCGTAGCCGTTctagtataatttgttttgcccgtattataaataaaatatatcttattaataattggtatAACGTAtgatggtatattttattctggaTTTTGCGTCCCTTTTTTTCGTTGCGCCCCTGGCCTGGGCCAGTTTCGCCAAGCCCTAGCTACGGCTCTGGATCGGCATATCGGCGATAATACTGTACACCGGTGGAGACACACGGTACGGAAGTAACGCGCCCTACGCGGCAACGGGTTAGAATCCACGCGTTATGTCCGGCGACGATGACGGAACGCGTCGAAATACTATACCGGTACAATGGTAACGAAATTTACGCGTGCCGTACAAAGTGCAGTGATCGGTAAGAGACCCGCGGAGGACAGGACGGATCGCAACACACGatgtataaattagtataattagcataatatgtatgtgtaaaCACGGCGTACTGTGCGCGGACCTATCGCGAATTGCGCGttacgcgcgcgcgcgaaAAAGACAGAAATCGAACTCGAGCAACGTGAACGTCAAAGGCAAACATGACGAAACATATTTGACCACAAACATACCAAGCACGGCGTAAACAAAAACAGTGGACAATAGAAAAACAAACGGTCGCATCGTTGCGGAGACCAAAACGCGTGTGGAAAAATGCGAATGTGCAATGTGACGAAACGCTTCACAAGCTGTGCCGATGAAGTGTTGGGCTGCGACCGATGTGAACGGCGCCATGTGGCTAAAAGCTGACGACGTGTCGCTATTATATGCAGCAACCGCGTGGTAACAAACGTAATCGTAAcgatggtataaaaaaaaatcggcgACACGACGAAAACCGTACGGTCGCAAtgcgtaaatttaataatagttaacaatattttaatgtgtaatatataagtgattaattattgattcttCGGCAGTTATATGGTTGGATGTGGTCACAGCGAAACTGAAAACtaaacagtaatattttaaatgtataaacttaTTAGTGTATGTGTGTAGAATGTGCGTAGAAAGCGATTTGCGAAAGTATAAGTGTCAAATAGTGTTCGTTACCGCGTACGACAAGTGTGTGTACGTGTTGAGTTAAAATCACGATATTTTAACTTGACGGATGTTtgcacacaatatattttcagtttttactatatatactatattgtattgttggaGTTATCCGGAtactctaatattttaaaatccgaatgaaaattaattcgtATATCCGTAAtccgaatatatatatattcgaatATTCGGATAACCGTAAtggtatttgataatattcgcCATTCGGATATAACATCTACTATTCAGATATTGCAATGCGTAAATCCCGGGGTCTCATAAAATTTATCTCGCGagtcacagtaaaaataaatacctacctacttgaaaaacattgaaaatacaGAAATctgaatactataaatattcgaGTATTCGAAATCTGAATATACGTCCCAACACTAGTGGGACGTATATTCAgattatatatactaacacATATGGATTTAcgtgtaattataatacggtatacactatacagagtATAGAGTACACGATATTCCGAATttacatgtatgtataatgtgaatcctagattttttttttatacgatattTTGGACTGAAATGTGTACGTACCTGTGTAGGTAGTAGGCACCGTAGTAGGTGtacaataagatattattttattttacgttttctAATTCTGAGTttgaatatgatattattttgaatttgttgtgtgtgtgtgaacaCTATAATCTGAGTAGCGCATTCATGTATTCCTAtacagattatattatttcgtattttgaGTATATGTACGTTTTGAAGTACATCATCGTACAttcgtacatatattatgtgtttggtcaaacataacaatttttttccaatattctttttttacattttttcaaggtaagcattttttttttttaattattgaaaattaactatCTGTACCTTTAAAATCTAGGTCTAGAGCATATATTGCAATATGAgcaaataatatgattcaagtatataaattatatataaagtgtTAGAACATAAAAgcttaagataaattatacacaataatcatgaacagtcaataaaaaatattagcaagttagaaaatagaaaaaataatgatgttgCATCttgaattgtaaatttaaatagaacaattctataatattcattttaattaacattgttCAAAGTTTGTTAGATTTTTCTtgaatatacgtattattgataataaaaaaaaaaaaaaatgaacgatgatagatatattatttcaatatttatttataactttttaagcgTTTTAGTTCTATCTAAACAAGTTATATTAgccttttataaatatatataagttaatttatataagtttttagctcataaatataattaaacatactcGTATTTAGTGAACACTTTCAATTcagtttaactataaaaattctattgtattaactaaattctgttaatatttattttatatgcttc includes the following:
- the LOC113553402 gene encoding GTP-binding protein 10 homolog, whose product is MFCFHKNLFITIVRQYSSSKKDAKPIRNYLKQNSKFLDSLRIHVKAGTGGFGFPRYGGEGGKGGDVCFVATEGMTLKDFLKKCPLKKIRAEMGGNSHSRRILGQSGEDKKVNVPTGITVYDDKNLLIGELNEPDSELIVAKGGEGGNKTNGYCGLRGESKSIKLELKLIADIGLVGFPNAGKSTLLKAISNAKPKIASYPFTTIRPNIGVMTYDDLRQISMADLPGLIEGAHCNIGMGHRFLRHVERTKLLLLVVDINGFQLNPKHKFRSCLDTVVLLNKELELYKEELLDKPAMLVINKMDTEGAKEKYLEIKNQLENLDDAILSYPDEIKPSKAIKFDKILKISAKDQPDDVQRVKSTVRELLDVNEELNNNIEYKSLKSIKEQLRERGPALV